GACACTTGGTCATCTTgggaccctccccacccccacagcagAGGGGGTGCgagggagaaggcaggagaaTTCAGGGCACCCCCAGGTGGCGAGGAGCAGAGTCCCCAGGGGGGTTGATCGTGGACGGCCTGCCTTCCCTCCCCCAACTCTGATCTCCGAGAACACACCAGGCATGGGGCACTGGACGCCTCGCCCAGTCCCAGCTTCCCAGTGGGTCCTGAGCATCCCCTTCAGAGCAGAGCCGGTGACAAGGTCAGGGCCCACCTGGGACGCAGGTGCAGGGCAGGCCTGGTGTTTTCAGGGAGGCTAGTGCAGGCTGtagccctgcccccaacccccacctgcTGCAGGCCAGGATGGAGACCCTCCGCTTGCCCCCAGCAACCCCAGCCTGGCctcaccagcaccacagtcccCAACTGGGCCTCAGGGCCTGCGGGACTCTGCTTGGCCACCTGCCCCTCCGTGGTCTCCTGggctgggcctcggtttcctccgCCCCTCTGGCCTCCAGAGCTCAGGCCTGTCCTGTCCCTGAGGTCAGAGCTCATTCCCCGCTTCCCCACCCCGAGCCTGCCCTTCCCTCTGGACAAGCAAGATGTTGCTGGAAcaggctcccctctccaccccaccaCGAGTGGGGAGGGGCTCAGGGACAGCGGGTCCAGCCCTTCCTTTATTGATGGAGAAGTCAGACGGGAAAACCCACCTGCACTTGCACACCCTTCCCCGCAACCCCACATCAGGACCAGGGTTCCTGCCTGCTGCCTGGGAATCCCTGCCCTGAGAGACCGGCTCAGCCCCCTCTTGGACGCCCCACCCctggtgggagggggagagggtgtggaagaggcaggagggaggtccTGCAAGCCTCCTCAGTCTGAAACGGCGGTGCTGTGCTGAAAACTGGAGCACCCCACCCTGAGGGGCGCCCCCTGCCCCAGAgcctcacctgcctcctccctcctgggaGAACCATCACCTCTGCAGGGTCTGGTCAGGCCGTGCCCCCATGGGTCCTGCCGGGACTcgggccctgccctctgccccgtCCGCAGAGGGGCCCAGAGCCCCCAACACCCGGGGAGGGGGGAGAGTGGAGCTGTGCAAGGCGCCCCCTGGTCCCTCGGCTGGAGGAGGAGACACGCTGGGAGGCTGGTGGGTGGGCGGATGGGCGGCAGGCGGGGAGCCTCCGAGACGGCGGCATGGTCAGGGAACCTCCGGGGGCAGCAGAGGTGTGTCTGAGTTCTGTGCTGAGACGCTGGCGGACTCGGGCCCGATGAGCCCCAGGCTGTACAGGTTAAGGATGGAGTCGGCGATGATGCGGGCCGTGCGCTTCTGGTAGCCGCCCGAGGTCACCATGAGGATAGGCAGCTGGCGGCCACGGACTATCCGGAACACCAGCTCGTCCCGCTTCACGACACCCTGGGTGGGTAGGGGGAGGACGGGGAAGATGGGCTCAGGCAGGCCCGGGCCCTCAGGGTGGCAGAGGTCCTGCTCTGAGTCTAACCCCgctctgagctgctgctgctgcccagcCCCTCTGGCCTCAGGAGGAACGCCCGTGCCGCCCACATTCCCATCGCTGCTGAGTCCCCAGAGCAGAGCCCGCCCCTGCGCCCGCCCCGGGACGCACCTGCGGACTGATGGCCAGCCCGCCGAGGCGGTCCCCCTCGAGGATGTCCGTGCCCGCGTTGTACACCACGATGTCGGGGCGGTGCTCCTGCAGGGCTTTCTCCAGGTTCCTCTCCACCTTCTGCAGGTACTCGTCGTCCTCCGTGCCCCACTCCAGCTCCACCTTCCGCCTGATGGCCTCTGGCGGGGGAGACAGCGATGCCCCAGCGTGCAGGCGGGAAACGGGGCTGGGGGCACTACCTGCTTTCCCGTCTTGACTCGAGTGCTGCTCAGCCACTCATCCACCCAAACTAAGCTAAAAGAGCACGAAGACCACGGATGGAGCACTGCCCTGGGGCTCAGGGACCCACGCCGGGCCCCGAGCTCGCTGCCCCGCAAGCACTCGCCAGAGACAGGGACACCCCACGCACCCTCGGGTCTGAAGCCAGGCCCCTCGAGACGAGACTCAGTTCAGAAACGGGTCCCTGGGACCACAGCATGGCTGGGTCACCCGCAGCAGGCCCGCAGGCGCTTCTTGCATAAACGTCCCCTCCCCACAAGGTGGGCAGGTCCCCCTGTCTTCAAAGCTTCATCGAAGAGTCTCTGCCTTTGGATCAATGAGTTTAACCCACTTGCATTAACATCTGTCAAGTCTGAACTGATTTCTGCCGTCTTATCTCGTATCTTCTGCTtctacatttttctgtttctttcttgttcttccgTTTTTGACTGGACAGCTGCATACCTGGGAGAAAATCCTACTCTATTCTCCAGGTGGTCACCCCAGTAGAGGGATTCACGGTGTGTttattggggtgggggggtggttacGTGGTCTTCGGTGGGTCAAGCGACctctttgggtctcagtttccttgtctgcgaAGTGGGGACggcctccccctccctgggatgctGAAGATCAAGAAGTGAAGTGACGTCTGCAGGGCCCGGCACGTGGGAGCAGCCCGGCAGACAGAGCCTGGTTCAGGGGGGCGCGCTGGGGTGGGCGGCACTCACGCTTGGCGAAGCGGTCCCCGGGGTAGATGTGGCGGTTGTACACGTCCATGATGTACACGCGCTTGTCGCCCATGAAGTCGCGCTCGTGCCCATTGCCCTGGCGGGGGAACACAGAAGCTGCTCACGGCAGGCCAGTGCCCGGGCCAGGCCCGGACCCCCAGCACTCCCCAGAGAACGCCCCCTGTGCCCGGGTGGAGGGGCAGCAGAGGCCCAGCCTGGGGCTTGGGGGTGTTCTTGGGGGCAGGGAACCCCACCTCATGGGGCCATGTGTCAGAGGccgcctggggaggggaggacccCAGCCTCGCCGGGCACTCACCTGATGGGCGTCGAGGTCCACGATGGTGGCTTTGGAGATGCCCTCCACTCGGTCAAACAGGAACTGCCCAGGGCAAGAAAGGGGAGAGGTGAGGACCCCCTGGGCCAGAAGGTGCAGGCCCCCAGGGGCCCCAGTCAGCGACAGGGTGGACTGGGAGCATCTCCGTGCTTGTGGGGGACCCCAGGCCAGCAGGAGGTCCATGTGGCTCAGAGGAGCCTGTGTGTGTCTGCAGCGGGGTCCCCCTCCCAGCTGTACCCGGAGCTCCATCTGGCCATCTCCGCCTTCTTACAGGGGCCCAGCCCTAAAGCCACCTCCTCGGGAAGCCCTTCCTtcccccgccctcccctcccGCCAGGTCTCCTGGCATCTCACTCTCCAAACGGCCAGGGtctgccaccccctcctcccaatCCGTTCCCATGCCGTGTGCAGACAGGAGCCGCGAGGACCACACGGACTCCCAGCCTGAGCCTGGACGCAGGTGCTGGGGGAGCGCTGGCTTCTGACAGCCGCGGAGGCCACGGCCAGCGCTTCCCCTTCAGGCTGTGCCCTCACCCCCTCCAGCCCCGTTCCCTGAGGGTGAAGGGGTGAGCCCCGCAGATGCCAGCCGCTGTCACCACCATCaagatcttgatccctgtctcctccctgctCTCCTGAGCAAAGCCCTGTCTCCTGTTAATAATCTAGCGGCGTCCTGTAAGCTGCTCTCCTCCGGCCCCCGGCCCCTGGAGAAGCTGGTCACCTCTGGACCGTCACGGGCAGCGCCGACCAGCAGGTGTCACGTCTACATCTGAGTCTCAGCCCAGCTTAGGGACCCGGTGAGCTCTCTCCCATTCGGGACCTCGATCCCTTCACAACACGGGGTGAGAACACCAGACTGGGGTTCCAGGGAGGCTCCTGGAGGCGATCACCCTCCCCGCCGCCCGTCACGTGCGCTCGGACGCACCTTGATGGCAAGTGTGATGTCCGCGTAGGCGCAGAAGCCCCCGCCCCGGTCGCTGGAGCAGTGGTGGAAGCCGCCGCCTGCGAGGACAGTCATGCAGTGGGCAGGGCCGGGCAAGGGCACGCCCcaggtgccccccacccccgtcctcCCAGGGACAGCTCTGGGCCTGCAGGCTGGTCGTGCAGTGGGCAGGGCCGGGCAAGGGCGCGCCTcaggtgccccccacccccgtcctcCCAGGGACAGCTCTGGGCCTCCAGGCTGGTCAtgcagtgggcagggccaggcAAGGGTGTGCCCCAggtgccccccacccctgtcctCCCAGGGACAGCTCTGGGCCTCCAGGCTGTTCCGGCAAACAGACCCCCCCCCCAACCCGGGGCAGGTCAACGCCCCGGGGCCCTGGGTTGGGGGGCAGCTCTGCCATCAGGGCATCCGAGCTGCCGCCAGCaggccccggcccggcccgggCACTCACCTACGTTGATGGCCCAGCCGCGGTCCACTGCCAGCTTGCCCGCCTTTGAAAACAAGCACAGGCTGAGGCAGGCAGGGGCCGAGCCCTTCACTCGCTCCTGCGCTGACTCACTGCCCCCGTGAACACTGCAGCCAGCTCCCAGGGGGGATGAGCTGTGAGGTGGGGTACAGGGGGCACCACCCGCCCTCGTCCGGCAAATCCCCGACGGGCCGGCCTACGAGACGGGCAGTGTGTGATATGTGCGTGCTCagccgcgtccgactctgtgaccctgtggactgtagcccgccaggctcctctgtccacaggacttccaggcaagaatgctggagtgggctgccattccctcttccaggggatcttcccaacccagggatcgaacccacatctcctgtggctcctgcattggcaggcggattctgtaccactgagccacctgcaaagtGTAAACCCCTGTGTGACTGTGTGAGGGAACTGGAGGAAACCAAAGTTCCGTCTCAGGCTTGCATGTGAGCTGACAAGGATTCTCACGTGGCTTCCGAagggaaaacagacaaaattttGCTCATGGAAATACTGTTGCTCTAGTCCTGAAATCATGTAGGAGCTCATCATTCTGGGGTGAGCAGGACTATTCTAATAAACTTTAAAAGTGCACAAATTTGCAAAGCTAAGAAGAAAACTATAAGGGGTCAGCCGGTGTTGATCCAGGTCTGGTTAGATCACTGTACATTTCAATCATTTCCACTTCTTTTCCTCACTGACTGTGGctaattttcattggaaggactgatgctgaagcggaaactctgatactttggccacctgatgtgaagagctgactcattggaaaagaccctgatgctggcaaagattgaaggtgggaggagaaggggatgacagaaggagatggctggatggcattgctgactcaatgcacatgagtctgagtgaactccgggagttggtgatggacagggaggcctgggtgctgccatccacggggtcacaaagagtcagacacgactgagcgactgaactgagctgacacGCGACGTGAAGCCCAGTTTTGCCTCGAGTGCTGGTGGCTGCCGCACCCCGCTGCAGGTGAGGCCCCCGTCCACCGCTGAGGCCACGGGCTTGTTTTCATCTGAAATGTGAGCAGCTCAGAGCCACAGTTTCAGGACACACCCTGGTGGGGGGTGGCTGGTTAAGGACACCTCTTACACACCAGTAAATAACAGGGGGGCTTGGGGGAAAAGCAGTGATTTCTACGGGAGAAGCTTTGGAAGAAAGAGTTCCTGTTGCTGCCTTGAAGAACATTTGCGATTTTTCTCAACTACTCAGCGGGACGAGGCCTTCTGGAGGCAAAAGCCCAGGTGGGCAAAGGCCCAGGGAGCAAAGGAGCCGGGGCTGGGGGTTCCCGCCCAGCCACTGCCCCCTACTCCCCACCTACCATTATGGTTCCTCCCGTCTGGGTCCGCAGGGGCCTGAGCACCTTCCTCTGTACCAGGAAGTTGGGCAGGAAGATGACGGGGGGGATCTCTGTGATGGTCGCGACGGCGAAGGACCACTGCGGGGAGAGACACGGGCTGTGTGGCCTCCCTCTGCCCGACGGGCCCAGAGGCAGCAGATTCCCTCTGGACCAGCTTCGGGGcgcctggggggctgcaggcaAGTGCAGCTCCTTGGGTGAGAAATGGGGGCCCTCCCACCGTGGCTGAACTTCAGGCTCAGCACGGAGACGCTCACAACAGGGTGTTCTTAAAGTGGAGTCAGCGCAAGGGCCTTGTGGGCCACGGCCCTCGGCTGCCCTCTTGTGTCTAGAAGGAGAACTGCAGGGGACGACCGGTCACCACCCAGCCTACCCGGAACTGGCCTGGCTCGCACCCCGGCGGGCAGCAAGGCCCTGCGGGGGCAGGCAGAGGGGGTAAGGAAGGAGGATCCTTCTTTACAAGGTCACAGCGAGTCATCGACAGAGTCCAGACTGGATGCCCAGGGCTGCTCGTCCCCCAGAGCAGCAAGCCCCATCCCTGCAAATGGGGCCGCACGCTCTTGTCCCCTGCTGCCGAGGCAGGAGGGCCTGGGGCACCCAGACCAGGATACAGCCTCCCTTCGacctcccaggccctgggctggtgTCCATGCACCCTGGTCCTGGACCTCTCCTGGCTGGCTGGGAACACCTGGTCCAGACCCGGCTCTCCACCAACGCTAGGCAGAGCCCTGCAAGGACTCTGGCACCTGGCAGATACTTCCCAAGAGCCTGGGGAGGCGCCAGGCCCGGAGATGGAGCTGGTCTGTCCTCACAGACACACAGCAGCATGGTGGGGAGGTGCTGACCTGCAATGTGACAGCTTTGCTGGGGGAGGGAGAACATGGTCTGGCTGGACAGCTgcaagacgtgtgtgtgtgtgtgtgtgtgtacgcacatGTGCACATGCGTTCATGTGTATGCACATGTGAGTGAGTGGGGgcatatgtgtgcacatgtgtggagGAAGGCAGGGGCTCCACCTGTCCGTCACACCAACCCCACCCCAGCAGCAGCCCAGCACATGGGAGCCAGGGAACGACTGTCCCTGGAAGGGAGCGACGAGCCCCCGAAGGAGAACATCGACCACTGCCTCCTTCCACCCCCAGCAAGCCAGCAggggacagagaaggaaagaaaatgaagccaCCGCCcccaaaaggaaattaagaaagcaatttcatttacaaggacatcaaaaagaataaattaaccaAACAGGTATAAGACTTGTACAGTGGAAACTATGAAATGCTGCTGAAAGAACTTAAAGAAGATCTGAATAAGGGGAAAGACATCTGTGTCCATGGGCTGGAAGACCTAACCTTGTGAGGATGGCGGTTCTCCCCTAACTCATCTATAGATTCATAATCACTACTGAAATCCCAATAgcgttttttggtttttgtgttttGCAGAAGTGGAGAAGCTGTCCTATAACCCTGGGGGTCCCATTTCCCGGGGACCCTCGGAGGCTCAACCCCGGGTACTCTGTGCACGGGGGTCTGTGTCTCTGCTCTCACAGACTCAGGGCACCGTGGTGGCAGCAACAAGGCCCAGGTTGTGCCCAGACTCCGTGGGGCTCCGGCCACAGTTTCCAGGACATCCTTGGCCTCCAGACCCGACACCCGATCTGAGCCCAGGAAAGTCCTGTTGTTCCAACTTCACAACAAACCCCGGGTGCTGCCAGGTGTACCCCCGGCCACGGCTGCTTCCAGCCTTGTCTGAGCGCCCAGGCTCTCCCACCAGAATCACGGCAACCACCCGCTTCCTCTTGGGCTCCTGATGTCATCCTGATAGCCGGGTCTCATCTATTCCCATCACAGCTGCCAAGCAAGCTTTGGAAACCTAGGTCAGATCACGTCCCCCTGCTTGAAACAGCCCTGGGCTCCCACCGCCCTCAGAGCAAAGTCGCAGTGACCACAGGCCCTCGGTGCTCCTGACCCTCATCTGACCCCGCCTCCTACCGTCTCCCCTCCATTCCCTCCAATCCAGCGGGGTCACTGCTGCTGGGgcactcctgcctcagggcccttgcccctgctcctcctcctgctcgCTCAGAATGCCTCCCCCAGATGCCTGCCTAGCCCACTCCCTCACTCTCCCCTTCGGGAGGCTGAGCCCCCTCCCACTCCAGGCCTGAGTCTCTACAACTGTCTTCCTCTGAAATGCCACACGTATCGCCTGCTCATCATTCTCTGGTCTCAGCTCACAGCCCGCCTCCTCGAGGCCCTCCCGGATCACTCAGCCTGCACGAGCCCGCCTCTGCCCAGCGACCCTCCTTCTTCTCCCTCTGTTGCTCTGAAACGCTTTTGTACCGTTACTTCTTTTCAGTCTTCTACCAGGAAATGCGGATCCTTGGCAGCAGGGAACATTGCTTATTGTTGTTTTTGCACCCAATACACAGTCAGATTTCCATACAGAGGTGTTGCCTGACTGAATACTTCTTTGCCTCAGTAGGTCATATGGAAATCATCATGTTTCTCCTTTTGCTCTGGCCACCAGGGAGCTCCAGACACGTAGCTCGGCCGTGGCCTCTTGGTTACGTTGGCATATCTgaattctcctcctgcccctgatgtCGGTTTTCTACTTGAGACTCTACCTGTGAATACTTGTTCGTATTATCACGTAGCACCTAGAAAGCTGCCTTCAGGGTACTAGGGGGCCCAAGGCCAGCCACGCGGTCAGCCCCCGATGGTTCCCTGAAAGGACCTCCAAACAGATGGAGCCCGGCCCCCACCCAGCTTTCTCCGGGCGCTGGCTCCAGCCCGGCCCCGCTCCGTCCCAGCCTCGCCCTggtcccaccctcaccctctggACTCTGGCAGGCATGTcctcctggccctgcccctgGGCTGTGGACTGTGACCACGCAGGTCCCAGCCCTGGGAAACCAGGGCAGCCAAGCGCTGGGCTTCCTGCCAGGGCCTCGCAGCCCTCGCTCTCCTGGGAGCCAGGTTTCACCCTCTTCCTGGTAATCTTTCAGGAGCGCGCGCTGCCAACGGCTCCATCTAGAATTCTCACAGCTCGGGCCGGCGCGTGGGAGGACGAGGGGCAGCAGGCGTGACCAGGAGCCTAGGAGACCCTGCCAGGTGGCCTGTCTGGGGCCCCCCCGAGGCCTGCGGGACCgcctgggtgaccttgagcaggtGTGGCCTCTTTGCAGGCTTGTCCACCTGGGGGGGCAGGGCCTGGTGACCTCGGGTGTCCACTCTGGCTCTAAGATGAGTCCTGCTGGGAGCCCAGCGGTACATGTCAGGGTTCCACGCTCCCAGGAGCAGAGAACCTGGGGCATCCTCGACCCACCGTGTTCTGATGCCGCCCCCAGGCCCGCCTGCCTCCCGCCCCCACAAAGGGGCCCAACAGTTTCTCCGCCCTCAGAAGCGGAGGGGAGCCGTGCGGCTCTTCTAGAGAGAGGTCGCCACAGGCAGCCTGCAGGTGAATTTACAAACCTTCCGATGAGTCGCTGCATTAAGAAATCAGGTGCCATCACCCACTGGTCTGCATTCCTGGCTTCTCTTTGAAAGCCAGGCCCACGGAGGAGCTGGGCGGCAGCCACCGCCTGGGAGGGGCCGGAGCTCGGGTTCGCCCCGATACCACCCACCACCCGCCTGACCACTTGTGTAC
This region of Bos indicus isolate NIAB-ARS_2022 breed Sahiwal x Tharparkar chromosome 22, NIAB-ARS_B.indTharparkar_mat_pri_1.0, whole genome shotgun sequence genomic DNA includes:
- the HDAC11 gene encoding histone deacetylase 11; translation: MPHPTQLYQHVPDSRWPIVYSPRYNITFLGLEKLHPFDAGKWGKVISLLKEEKLLSDSMLVEAREASDEDLLVVHTRRYLNELKWSFAVATITEIPPVIFLPNFLVQRKVLRPLRTQTGGTIMAGKLAVDRGWAINVGGGFHHCSSDRGGGFCAYADITLAIKFLFDRVEGISKATIVDLDAHQGNGHERDFMGDKRVYIMDVYNRHIYPGDRFAKQAIRRKVELEWGTEDDEYLQKVERNLEKALQEHRPDIVVYNAGTDILEGDRLGGLAISPQGVVKRDELVFRIVRGRQLPILMVTSGGYQKRTARIIADSILNLYSLGLIGPESASVSAQNSDTPLLPPEVP